One part of the Corynebacterium sp. CNCTC7651 genome encodes these proteins:
- a CDS encoding TIGR03089 family protein, translated as MNMLSPLIASDPASPRLTVYDEARDTRMEFSALTLDNWACKVANMLDEEFELEPDATVLIDLPASWQAAVIALGTYASGRRPAFGGTLLADVVFTSPERFELWADVPDCAVVSADPFGRGVVESGGELPLGAVDFGPTVRFYGDQYLGASPELAQWMRDGIDAARYLIPAWEDAEQFEEYVLAPLAAGGSVVLASGLMSAERREQIMASEKVTSVLTAR; from the coding sequence ATGAACATGCTTTCGCCGCTTATCGCCAGCGATCCGGCCAGCCCGCGCCTCACCGTCTACGACGAGGCGCGCGACACCCGCATGGAGTTTTCCGCCCTCACGCTGGACAACTGGGCGTGCAAGGTGGCGAACATGCTCGACGAGGAGTTCGAGCTCGAACCGGACGCAACCGTACTCATCGATCTGCCCGCGTCCTGGCAGGCCGCAGTCATCGCGCTTGGCACGTACGCTTCCGGACGGCGGCCGGCGTTCGGGGGCACGTTGCTTGCCGACGTCGTGTTTACCAGCCCCGAACGCTTCGAGCTATGGGCAGATGTGCCGGACTGCGCCGTGGTTTCCGCCGACCCGTTTGGGCGCGGCGTAGTCGAATCCGGGGGCGAGTTACCCCTCGGCGCGGTGGATTTTGGCCCGACCGTGCGGTTCTACGGCGACCAGTACCTGGGCGCGAGCCCGGAGTTGGCGCAGTGGATGCGCGACGGAATCGACGCGGCGCGGTACCTGATTCCCGCGTGGGAGGACGCGGAGCAGTTCGAGGAGTACGTGCTCGCGCCGCTGGCTGCCGGGGGCTCGGTCGTGCTTGCGTCCGGGCTGATGTCAGCGGAACGGCGCGAGCAGATTATGGCTTCGGAGAAGGTAACGAGTGTCTTAACAGCACGTTAA
- a CDS encoding sugar phosphate nucleotidyltransferase: MELHSAPGTERAAHTDAVILVGGQGTRLRPLTVATPKPMLPTAGYPFLSHLLARIAAAGMRHVVLGTSYKAEVFEAYFGDGAEFGLEIEYVVEEEALGTGGAIRNVYDKLRFDTAMVFNGDVLSGADLGAILDTHHAGEADVTLHLVRVPDPRAFGSVPTDEDGRVLAFLEKTEDPPTDQINAGCYVFNREIIERIPAGRVVSVEREVFPGLLSDGARVLGHVDSSYWRDMGRPSDFVQGSSDLVRGIAYSPLLEGRTGESLVDPSAGVAGGVILMGGTAVGRGSVIGAGSRIDDSVIFDGVTVEPGAIVRNSIIASGARIGANVRIQDCVIGEGARIGARCELQGGMRVWPGVEIPDTGIRFSPDA, translated from the coding sequence ATGGAACTTCACTCCGCGCCGGGTACTGAGCGGGCGGCGCACACGGACGCCGTGATTTTGGTCGGCGGCCAGGGCACGCGCCTGCGGCCGCTCACGGTGGCGACGCCGAAGCCGATGCTGCCCACTGCGGGCTACCCGTTTTTGAGCCACCTGCTGGCGCGCATCGCGGCGGCGGGGATGCGGCACGTGGTGTTGGGCACGTCGTATAAGGCGGAGGTGTTCGAGGCGTACTTCGGCGACGGCGCGGAGTTCGGCCTCGAGATTGAGTACGTGGTGGAGGAAGAGGCGCTGGGCACCGGCGGCGCGATCCGCAACGTGTACGACAAGCTGCGCTTCGACACCGCGATGGTGTTCAACGGCGATGTCCTCTCCGGCGCGGACCTCGGCGCGATCTTGGACACCCACCACGCCGGCGAGGCGGATGTGACGCTGCACCTGGTGCGCGTGCCGGACCCGCGCGCGTTCGGCTCGGTGCCCACGGACGAGGACGGCCGGGTGCTGGCGTTTTTGGAGAAGACGGAGGATCCACCGACGGACCAGATCAATGCCGGCTGCTACGTGTTCAACCGCGAGATCATCGAGCGCATCCCTGCCGGGCGTGTGGTGTCTGTTGAGCGGGAGGTTTTCCCGGGCTTGCTTTCCGACGGTGCACGGGTGCTCGGCCACGTCGATTCCTCCTACTGGCGGGATATGGGCCGCCCGAGTGATTTTGTACAGGGCTCGTCGGACTTGGTGCGCGGGATTGCGTACTCGCCGCTCTTGGAGGGGCGCACGGGAGAGTCGCTGGTGGATCCGTCCGCGGGAGTTGCGGGCGGGGTGATTCTCATGGGCGGCACGGCGGTGGGCCGCGGGTCGGTGATTGGCGCGGGCTCGCGTATCGACGATTCCGTGATCTTCGACGGTGTCACCGTCGAACCGGGCGCGATTGTTCGTAACTCCATCATCGCCTCGGGCGCGCGGATCGGCGCGAATGTGCGCATCCAGGATTGCGTGATCGGCGAAGGTGCGCGCATCGGCGCCCGCTGCGAGCTGCAGGGCGGCATGCGCGTGTGGCCGGGTGTGGAGATCCCGGATACCGGCATCCGCTTCTCCCCGGACGCGTAG
- a CDS encoding glycosyltransferase family 2 protein, whose protein sequence is MKSDVSNLPLAVVTVTYSPGRHLGELIESLAQATSRRTVLLCADNGSTDGVPEAAAREHENVEFLPTGGNIGYGAAINAAARALKPRRAAGEIDPHCFLIVNPDVTFDQASVDTLLQCLDAAPKAGAVGPRIEEADGSVYPSAREVPGLVSGIGHALLGNVWPNNPFSVAYRAANDMSTQRNAGWLSGACLMVRWEAFEAVGGFDERYFMYLEDIDFGDRLSRAGWDNLYCPSSVIHHDQGHVAGKHKRVTVPAHHASAYRFQRDRHPHWWQAPLRAVLWGGLQVRSAVALRQAARARKRT, encoded by the coding sequence GTGAAATCCGATGTTTCGAATCTTCCGCTTGCCGTGGTGACGGTGACGTACTCGCCCGGGCGCCATCTTGGCGAGCTCATCGAAAGCCTCGCCCAGGCAACCTCGCGGCGCACTGTATTACTGTGCGCCGATAACGGCTCCACCGACGGTGTGCCGGAGGCGGCTGCCCGGGAGCACGAAAACGTGGAGTTTCTGCCCACCGGCGGCAACATCGGCTACGGCGCGGCAATCAACGCGGCGGCACGCGCGCTGAAACCGCGCCGCGCCGCGGGGGAGATTGACCCGCACTGCTTCCTCATCGTGAATCCGGATGTGACGTTTGATCAAGCGAGCGTCGATACGCTCCTGCAATGCCTGGATGCCGCGCCGAAAGCGGGTGCCGTCGGTCCGCGGATCGAGGAAGCGGACGGTTCCGTGTACCCCAGCGCCCGGGAGGTGCCTGGCCTTGTCAGCGGAATCGGGCACGCGCTGCTGGGCAACGTGTGGCCGAACAACCCGTTCTCGGTGGCGTACCGCGCGGCTAACGACATGAGCACGCAGCGAAACGCCGGCTGGCTATCGGGCGCGTGCCTGATGGTGCGGTGGGAAGCGTTCGAGGCCGTCGGCGGATTCGATGAACGCTACTTCATGTATCTCGAGGACATTGATTTCGGCGATCGGCTTTCGCGGGCGGGGTGGGACAACCTCTACTGCCCGTCGTCGGTCATTCATCACGACCAAGGGCACGTTGCCGGCAAGCACAAGCGCGTGACCGTGCCCGCGCACCACGCTTCCGCCTACCGTTTCCAGCGCGACCGGCACCCGCACTGGTGGCAGGCACCGCTGCGGGCCGTACTGTGGGGCGGGTTGCAGGTGCGCTCGGCGGTTGCGCTGCGGCAGGCCGCCCGCGCACGGAAAAGAACGTAA
- a CDS encoding phosphomannomutase/phosphoglucomutase — MAITHTSESLDKLIKAYDIRGVVGESIDEGVAERIGAAFAHILYGEGERRIAVGYDMRPSSPQLAAAFAAGAASQGLDVIDLGLTSTDELYFAAGTLNCAGAMFTASHNPAQYNGIKLCRAGATPVSTDTGLAQIKRMLIDGTPDSAAEKGNVEKQNVLGQYAEFLRTQVPVPATRSLTVAVDAANGMAGLTVPAVLGDMDVRDLYFELDGTFPNHEANPLDPKNLVDLQKFTVEQGADIGLAFDGDADRCFVVDEQGKPVSPSAITALIASRTLAEHPGATIIHNLITSRAVPEIVEECGGTAVRTRVGHSYIKAEMAERGALFGGEHSAHYYFSEFFNADSGLVAALHVLAALAEQDQPLSALMAQFERYEASGEINSEVADQAAATQRVLDAFADRTAGVDRLDGVTVQLKDSKAWFNVRASNTEPLLRLNVEAPTRAEVDALVEEILGAIRA; from the coding sequence ATGGCTATCACGCACACCAGCGAATCCCTGGACAAACTCATCAAGGCGTACGACATCCGCGGGGTTGTCGGGGAGAGCATCGATGAAGGTGTCGCCGAGCGCATCGGTGCCGCGTTCGCGCACATCCTGTACGGCGAGGGGGAGCGCCGCATCGCGGTGGGCTACGACATGCGCCCGTCCTCCCCGCAGCTCGCCGCCGCGTTCGCCGCCGGTGCCGCGTCGCAGGGGCTCGACGTCATCGACCTCGGCCTCACCTCCACCGACGAGCTCTACTTTGCCGCCGGCACCCTCAACTGCGCGGGCGCGATGTTCACTGCCTCCCACAACCCGGCGCAGTACAACGGCATCAAGCTCTGCCGCGCGGGCGCCACCCCGGTCTCCACCGACACCGGGCTCGCCCAGATTAAGCGCATGCTTATCGACGGCACTCCGGACAGCGCGGCGGAAAAAGGGAACGTCGAAAAGCAAAATGTGCTCGGGCAGTACGCGGAGTTTTTGCGCACCCAGGTGCCGGTGCCCGCGACTCGGAGCCTGACTGTCGCGGTGGATGCCGCGAACGGCATGGCCGGGCTGACGGTGCCGGCGGTGCTGGGAGATATGGACGTGCGCGATCTGTACTTCGAGCTGGACGGCACATTCCCCAACCACGAAGCCAACCCGCTGGACCCGAAGAACCTGGTGGACCTGCAGAAGTTCACCGTCGAGCAGGGTGCGGACATCGGGCTCGCGTTCGACGGGGACGCGGACCGGTGCTTCGTGGTGGATGAGCAGGGCAAGCCGGTGTCGCCGTCCGCGATTACGGCGCTGATTGCGTCGCGCACGCTGGCAGAGCACCCTGGGGCGACGATTATTCACAACCTGATTACGTCGCGCGCCGTGCCGGAGATCGTGGAGGAATGCGGCGGCACCGCGGTGCGCACGCGCGTCGGGCACTCCTACATCAAGGCGGAGATGGCCGAGCGTGGGGCGCTGTTCGGCGGCGAGCATTCCGCGCACTACTACTTCAGCGAGTTTTTCAACGCGGATTCCGGCCTGGTGGCGGCGCTGCACGTGCTTGCGGCCCTGGCGGAGCAGGACCAGCCGCTGAGCGCGCTGATGGCGCAGTTTGAGCGCTACGAGGCGTCCGGCGAGATTAACTCCGAGGTCGCGGACCAGGCAGCGGCGACGCAGCGGGTGCTGGACGCGTTCGCGGACCGGACCGCGGGCGTCGATCGCCTGGACGGCGTGACGGTGCAGCTCAAGGATTCCAAGGCGTGGTTCAACGTCCGCGCGTCCAACACGGAGCCGCTGCTGCGCCTGAATGTAGAGGCCCCGACCCGGGCAGAGGTGGACGCGCTGGTGGAGGAAATTCTGGGTGCGATCCGCGCGTAG
- a CDS encoding DUF3499 family protein, with protein MATLVYAYAESTAVVGPLAPVADPHAWDLCERHSAHITAPVGWEMVRVEQVDITDDELEELDEDELTALAEAVREAGRVTTGLVDTSADPIDYGASHDFNDPATSNHPVHRTKRVEQQAAAERAQRRSHLRVVPEPEANHSTSQP; from the coding sequence GTGGCTACGCTCGTGTACGCCTACGCGGAGTCGACGGCGGTGGTTGGCCCGCTCGCGCCGGTGGCGGACCCGCACGCCTGGGACTTGTGCGAGCGCCACTCCGCCCACATCACCGCCCCGGTGGGGTGGGAAATGGTGCGCGTGGAGCAGGTCGACATCACGGACGATGAGCTGGAGGAGCTGGACGAGGACGAACTCACCGCCCTTGCGGAAGCGGTGCGCGAAGCCGGCCGCGTCACCACCGGCTTGGTGGACACGTCGGCCGACCCGATCGATTACGGCGCGTCCCACGATTTCAACGATCCAGCAACGTCCAACCACCCGGTTCACCGCACGAAGCGCGTGGAGCAGCAGGCCGCCGCGGAGCGCGCCCAGCGCCGCTCGCACCTGCGCGTGGTGCCGGAGCCTGAGGCGAACCACAGCACGTCGCAGCCTTAA
- a CDS encoding LCP family protein, which yields MTDNYRRARDIQPAPSRVRDVSQAGHPVVKGVLAFLSAAVLVTSGVGYLAVGRIGDQLSASELELKPPSKSKEKKSEETLDGAVDILLVGSDSRTDAQGQPLSEEELARLNAGIADGEVNTDTIMVVRIPADGSRATAVSIPRDTYVHTEEYGNLKINGVYGAHAAEKREELVERGMAPGQQMEQQVARAGQEGLIQAVADLTGVEVDHFAQVGLLGFVLLTDAVGGVEVCLNEAVNEPLSGANFPAGVQTLDGAQALSFVRQRHDLPRGDLDRIVRQQAYMASLVRKMLSAGTLANPARLRDLANAAERSVTIDQGWDVMGLAQQMSGLAGGNVTFTTIPVTSVNGVGDYGESIVTVDVAEVHRFMADQLAQEEDAEDADATPTDGALPELSAALTAAEAYVLNSEAPPRQATAVAGFLTDAGMTVANVSNAMEGVYSRSQIVAANPEDPAALELAELLGGLPVTANDGLEPNSLIVVVAADYMGPAAFEDGAGQDGAGDEVEQPNVGTPGSDFGATDAAPELNAGGTGPRCVN from the coding sequence GTGACTGACAACTACAGGCGCGCCCGGGACATCCAGCCGGCCCCCTCCCGTGTGAGGGACGTCAGCCAAGCCGGGCACCCCGTAGTGAAAGGGGTGCTGGCATTCCTTTCGGCAGCTGTTCTGGTCACGTCGGGTGTGGGTTACCTGGCGGTTGGCCGGATTGGGGACCAGCTGAGTGCTTCCGAGTTGGAGTTGAAGCCGCCGTCGAAAAGCAAAGAAAAGAAGAGCGAGGAAACGCTGGACGGCGCGGTAGACATCCTGCTTGTGGGGTCGGACTCGCGCACCGATGCCCAGGGCCAGCCGTTGTCCGAGGAGGAGCTCGCGCGGCTGAACGCCGGCATCGCGGACGGCGAGGTGAACACCGACACGATCATGGTGGTGCGCATTCCGGCCGACGGGTCTCGCGCCACCGCCGTGTCCATCCCGCGCGACACGTATGTGCACACCGAGGAATACGGCAACCTCAAAATCAACGGCGTGTACGGCGCGCACGCGGCGGAGAAGCGCGAAGAGCTGGTGGAGCGCGGCATGGCCCCCGGCCAGCAGATGGAGCAGCAGGTCGCGCGCGCCGGCCAAGAGGGGCTGATCCAGGCGGTTGCGGACCTGACCGGCGTGGAGGTGGACCACTTCGCGCAGGTGGGCCTGCTCGGTTTCGTGCTGCTCACCGACGCGGTGGGCGGCGTTGAGGTGTGCCTGAACGAGGCGGTTAACGAGCCCCTTTCCGGCGCGAATTTCCCCGCCGGCGTGCAGACGCTGGACGGTGCGCAGGCGTTGTCGTTCGTGCGCCAGCGCCACGACTTGCCGCGCGGCGACCTGGACCGCATCGTGCGGCAGCAGGCGTACATGGCGTCGCTGGTGCGCAAAATGCTCTCCGCCGGCACGCTGGCCAACCCCGCGCGGCTGCGCGACCTGGCGAATGCGGCCGAGCGTTCCGTGACCATCGACCAGGGGTGGGACGTGATGGGCCTGGCGCAGCAGATGTCCGGCCTGGCCGGCGGTAACGTCACGTTCACCACCATCCCGGTCACCTCCGTCAATGGCGTGGGCGACTACGGCGAATCCATCGTGACCGTGGATGTGGCAGAAGTGCACCGCTTCATGGCCGACCAGCTTGCGCAGGAGGAGGACGCCGAGGACGCCGACGCCACGCCGACCGACGGCGCCCTGCCGGAACTCAGCGCCGCGCTGACAGCTGCCGAGGCGTACGTGCTCAACTCCGAAGCTCCCCCGCGCCAGGCCACCGCGGTTGCCGGGTTCCTTACTGACGCCGGCATGACCGTCGCCAACGTGTCCAACGCTATGGAGGGCGTATACAGCCGCTCCCAGATCGTGGCCGCGAACCCGGAGGATCCCGCCGCGCTCGAGCTCGCGGAGTTGCTCGGCGGGCTCCCCGTCACAGCGAACGACGGTCTGGAGCCGAACAGCCTCATCGTGGTCGTCGCCGCCGATTACATGGGACCAGCGGCGTTCGAGGACGGTGCGGGCCAGGATGGCGCAGGCGATGAGGTTGAACAACCGAACGTCGGCACGCCTGGCTCCGATTTCGGTGCCACCGACGCCGCGCCGGAGCTGAACGCGGGCGGCACGGGCCCGCGCTGCGTGAACTAA
- a CDS encoding metallopeptidase family protein — protein sequence MLPVGVPRYRTRSMAFDQLVLENYAPLHNAYFEQLSGVDLAVDTIPRMRLRADADVLPDEIVADGPVPLGRVLEAGVDRYGNPTRARFVVFRRPVEQRAKTLEERSELITWILTALVAYYLNLDPRDVDPDFPW from the coding sequence ATGCTGCCCGTCGGCGTGCCGCGCTACCGCACCCGCTCCATGGCGTTTGACCAGCTCGTGCTGGAGAACTACGCGCCGCTGCACAACGCCTACTTCGAACAACTCTCTGGCGTTGACCTTGCGGTGGACACGATTCCACGTATGCGCTTGCGTGCCGACGCCGACGTGCTCCCCGACGAGATCGTCGCCGACGGGCCCGTTCCGCTCGGGCGCGTTTTGGAGGCGGGCGTGGACCGTTATGGCAACCCGACGCGGGCGCGGTTTGTAGTGTTCCGGCGGCCGGTGGAACAGAGGGCCAAGACTTTGGAGGAGCGCTCCGAGCTGATCACCTGGATCTTGACGGCGTTGGTGGCGTACTACCTAAACCTCGACCCGCGGGACGTGGACCCGGATTTCCCCTGGTAG
- a CDS encoding WhiB family transcriptional regulator codes for MTLDELFGTVEQEWQDQALCAQTDPEAFFPEKGGSTREAKRICKACAVRDECLEYALEHDERFGIWGGLSDRERRRLKKQLG; via the coding sequence ATGACCCTCGACGAACTGTTCGGCACCGTCGAGCAGGAGTGGCAGGACCAAGCGCTCTGCGCACAGACCGACCCGGAGGCCTTCTTCCCTGAGAAGGGTGGTTCAACCCGCGAGGCCAAGCGGATCTGCAAGGCCTGCGCAGTCCGGGATGAATGCCTGGAATACGCCCTCGAGCATGACGAGCGTTTCGGTATCTGGGGCGGTCTCTCCGACCGTGAGCGCCGCCGTCTGAAGAAGCAGCTCGGCTAA